From Glycine soja cultivar W05 chromosome 4, ASM419377v2, whole genome shotgun sequence, the proteins below share one genomic window:
- the LOC114410766 gene encoding uncharacterized protein LOC114410766 — protein MEKKKEVVPNNGKEAPYPLVPSKKDKERYFACFLDIFKKLEITIPFGEALQQMPLYTKFLNDLLSKKGKYIHSENIMVEGNCSAFIQRFLPPKCIDLGSVTIPCSIGVVSVGKTLIDLGAIINLMPLSMCRRIGNLEILPTRMTLQLADRSITRPYGVVEDVLVKVRHFTFPVDFVIMDIEEDVEIPLILGRPFMLTAKCVVDMGNGNLKMSVDYQKVTFNLFDAIKHPSDHNACFKMEKVEHEVAMVARAMVLQPPLENVLTNVVDCLTKEEEKELQKCLEELDGLKGGPSEKVVFEELKKDIPTEKATVELKILPEHLRYVFLEEKEASPVVISNSLTDEEESRLVEVLKKHKAAIGWHISDLKGISPSYYMHKINMEAEYKPVR, from the coding sequence atggagaagaagaaagaggttgtccccaataatggaaaggaAGCACCATACCCATTGGTGCCGTCTAAAAAAGACAAGGAGCGATACTTTGCTTGCTTCCTTGACATTTTCAAGAAATTGGAAATTACTATTCCTTTCGGAGAAGCCTTAcaacagatgccactctacaCTAAGTTTCTCAATGATTTGTTGAGCAAGAAGGGTAAATATATACACAGTGAAAACATTATGGTGGAGGGCAATTGTAGTGCATTTATTCAGAGGTTCCTCCCACCGAAATGCATAGATCTAGGGAGTGTCACTATCCCATGCTCAATAGGTGTTGTGTCGGTTGGAAAAACACTTATTGATTTAGGGGCTATCATCAATCTGATGCCCCTGTCTATGTGTAGAAGGATAGGGAACTTGGAGATTCTACCAACTAGAATGACATTGCAGCTAGCTGATCGTTCAATCACAAGACCCTATGGTGTAGTAGAAGATGTATTGGTCAAGGTGCGTCACTTCACATTTCCTGTTGATTTTGTGATCATGGATATAGAAGAAGATGTTGAGATTCCATTGATCTTAGGCCGTCCATTCATGTTGACGGCCAAATGCGTGGTGGATATGGGAAATGGTAACCTAAAAATGAGCGTTGATTATCAAAAGGTTACCTTCAATTTATTTGACGCAATTAAGCATCCAAGTGACCATAACGCCTGTTTTAAGATGGAGAAAGTTGAACATGAGGTGGCTATGGTCGCTAGAGCTATGGTATTACAGCCTCCATTAGAAAACGTTCTAACCAATGTTGTGGATTGCcttacaaaagaagaagaaaaagagttgCAGAAATGCCTAGAAGAGTTAGATGGGTTAAAAGGAGGTCCTTCAGAAAAAGTTGTGTTTGAAGAATTGAAAAAGGACATTCCTACAGAGAAGGCTACAGTGGAACTGAAGATATTGCCTGAGCATTTGAGGTATGTGTTTTTAGAAGAGAAGGAGGCAAGTCCAGTGGTCATTAGCAACTCGTTGACTGATGAGGAAGAGTCTCGGCTAGTAGAAGTTTTGAAGAAGCATAAGGCAGCTATTGGATGGCACATTTCCGACCTTAAGGGAATTAGCCCTTCATATTACATGCACAAGATTAACATGGAAGCCGAGTACAAACCTGTGAGATAG